A single genomic interval of Ignavibacteriales bacterium harbors:
- a CDS encoding heparinase II/III family protein, which translates to MTTILRTVAQGLRGKLICVLILAISFSLNAQVSKEDMLKSIKIDKLQHPYLFFTKDEIPAMQKRIQSDPESKHVMAGLMMQAHRWLYFQIKDPAPEFPRHPRYVADTRGYFAYYSELTEGALTLSFLYQMTGDMAYAKKAIAFAVAMSDLVDWTDYAHKFDIIYPRIWPWNVPDDRVVFSYDHMAADRAATIATVYDWVYPVLTKWERDKIRGALLEQAVTKVRGNYEFFWWATSYRCNWSAVCNNGLGVSALTLLKEDPQVIDVVAEAYNRIGLTFDQIGDDGGWQEGRGYYGYLMRTGVNFSAALKKVSNGTYNLFQHKNVRSHPIDFFLYTLTANFGDGGGNPMGPLWLVNKLVEETGDGTGAWYRDKFLAQPTGMSEGNSVFDIIWPKSSVKPVEPKPESKLFKSIDWAMMRSSFLDPSTVTIACKAGLNDDPHHGHLDCGQFILTWYGVPFIRDLGSGAYDEIYFNDDRFLYPQASSAGNNLIFVNGEQQLSAKTKDQPWKEGIGGKILDFQTSEKRDYVLMDPTHAYPGKELKKWRRNIILEKPVVTVILDEVGSAPGAKIQARFFPGGEGSRRNARFTPPPGVEYKISSDHVLLTSQRHTLALIPLVLENSFKIVGDALPSMPVTEDAVLSWIPYFETVTTAKSSTSIIVTLVLPVNDQKEAEEIVKTAKLVQSNPNELEVSISGASGVYKWVFAKGKDGYALKN; encoded by the coding sequence ATGACCACGATACTGAGAACCGTCGCACAAGGCTTAAGAGGCAAGCTCATCTGCGTCTTGATTCTTGCGATCTCTTTTTCACTGAATGCTCAGGTGAGCAAAGAAGATATGCTCAAGAGCATCAAGATTGATAAACTGCAGCACCCCTATCTCTTCTTCACGAAGGATGAAATACCGGCCATGCAGAAAAGAATTCAATCCGACCCGGAAAGCAAGCATGTCATGGCCGGTTTGATGATGCAGGCGCACCGATGGCTCTATTTTCAGATCAAGGATCCGGCGCCGGAATTCCCACGCCATCCACGTTATGTGGCGGATACTCGCGGATATTTTGCGTACTACTCGGAACTTACTGAAGGAGCACTTACACTGTCGTTTCTGTATCAAATGACGGGGGACATGGCCTATGCAAAAAAGGCCATCGCATTTGCGGTGGCTATGAGCGATCTGGTCGATTGGACTGACTATGCGCATAAGTTCGACATCATCTATCCCCGAATCTGGCCGTGGAATGTTCCCGATGACAGGGTGGTCTTTTCCTATGACCACATGGCGGCAGACAGGGCGGCTACTATTGCGACAGTGTATGATTGGGTGTACCCGGTGTTGACGAAATGGGAAAGGGATAAGATCCGTGGCGCCCTTCTTGAACAGGCAGTCACAAAAGTACGAGGCAACTACGAGTTCTTCTGGTGGGCAACTTCCTACCGGTGCAACTGGTCGGCGGTTTGCAACAATGGGTTGGGTGTGTCTGCGCTCACTCTGTTGAAGGAGGATCCACAGGTTATCGATGTGGTCGCTGAAGCATACAACCGAATCGGTCTGACATTCGATCAAATCGGTGATGACGGAGGCTGGCAGGAAGGTCGGGGATATTACGGCTACCTGATGCGGACAGGCGTTAATTTCAGCGCCGCACTGAAGAAGGTTTCGAACGGCACATATAACTTGTTTCAGCATAAGAATGTAAGAAGCCATCCTATCGACTTTTTCCTCTACACCTTGACCGCGAACTTTGGAGACGGTGGAGGAAACCCGATGGGTCCTTTGTGGTTGGTGAACAAGCTGGTTGAAGAAACCGGCGACGGCACAGGTGCATGGTATAGAGACAAGTTCCTGGCTCAACCTACAGGGATGAGCGAAGGAAACAGTGTCTTTGACATCATCTGGCCCAAGAGCTCTGTCAAACCGGTCGAACCGAAACCGGAGTCGAAGCTCTTCAAGAGCATCGACTGGGCAATGATGCGCAGCAGTTTTCTGGATCCCTCCACGGTGACGATCGCCTGCAAGGCCGGCCTCAACGACGATCCCCATCACGGACATCTCGACTGCGGGCAGTTTATCCTGACCTGGTATGGCGTTCCCTTCATACGGGACCTTGGGAGCGGAGCATATGACGAGATCTATTTCAACGACGATCGCTTCCTCTATCCTCAAGCGTCAAGTGCGGGGAATAATCTGATTTTTGTCAACGGTGAACAGCAGTTGTCTGCCAAGACGAAGGATCAGCCATGGAAGGAAGGCATTGGCGGCAAGATACTCGATTTCCAGACGAGTGAGAAACGGGATTATGTATTGATGGATCCGACGCATGCGTACCCCGGCAAGGAATTGAAGAAATGGAGACGGAATATCATACTCGAAAAGCCGGTCGTGACGGTGATTCTGGATGAAGTCGGTTCTGCTCCCGGTGCAAAAATACAAGCGAGGTTCTTCCCAGGGGGTGAGGGATCACGGCGGAACGCGAGATTCACACCGCCTCCCGGTGTCGAGTACAAAATCTCAAGCGATCATGTTCTGCTTACCTCTCAACGACATACTCTTGCGCTCATTCCTTTAGTCCTGGAGAACAGCTTCAAGATCGTTGGCGATGCACTCCCATCAATGCCCGTGACCGAGGATGCCGTGCTCAGTTGGATCCCCTATTTTGAAACTGTCACAACGGCCAAGTCAAGCACATCCATCATTGTGACATTGGTCTTACCGGTCAACGATCAGAAGGAGGCCGAAGAGATTGTAAAGACGGCAAAGCTCGTTCAGTCGAATCCGAATGAGCTTGAAGTGAGCATCAGCGGAGCATCCGGGGTGTACAAGTGGGTGTTTGCGAAGGGGAAGGACGGCTACGCTCTCAAGAATTGA
- a CDS encoding TonB-dependent receptor, which produces MKVKLSLVVLLLTTMPAWTLADTKGKIAGTLTDAVTKEPIIGANVMILNTTLGASSDETGHYSVLNVPPGRYDLRISCIGFQTVVKKQVIVNVDRTTTIDLALTPATVNLETVEVIAQRPAIIRDLTSTVENIAESDIANLPVQTVGDILELQAGVTTDASGNIHMRGGRESEVQYYVDGMPVSNPFNGANAFSNIQNSNIQELQVISGTFNAEYGRALSGIINIVTKDGGDKTDVSLTASSAGFVTSRTEVFPHLTKVNPFNQKYVEAALSGPVSLLGEKISYRVSARFRKDENWLFGRRIYIPSDTANFNHAPNWIVQHSGDSSDVPMNPFEAVSGMAKISYRPMTNLNATYSLIVDRSQNKSYSHAYKYTPDYMRNLYSLSLNHLAVLTHTLNASTFHELKISYETYSREEHASDNPFDPIYDAGIHPLAQSSLQDVFVVGGVDPRFLDRKSSTTAIKYEITSQLNQYNMIKAGAEYRLLDIKEESFSVVKNEQSKWQLTIPDISSSTHNYYHKKPIEGAAYIQDKIEISDLIVNAGIRFDYFDASSKVPVSMIDPHNDDTLSHAKYTEDQAYRNATAKMQVSPRLGLAFPISDNGSIHASYGHFFQMPEYQRLYENPEFEVNGRFQSFIGNADLDAQRTVTYEIGLQQRIAENLVLDATCFYKDIRNLAGSSLFQTFDLDQYGQYSNRDYGNAWGITLALDILKTGMFSANVDYTYQVAEGNGSDPRQAFLDAQNRDESTKSLVPLDWDQRNVLNAVLSVEGETWGVKSISHYATGTPYNPTTTFDQQPNIQLMRQGRRRGEFNTDLNFYQRFSLFGFRPTLFVSVYNVFDAQRIDSRPELSSVDLASHETRAVLNSLYEYRFNPASQPRPRLIRVGIEIGL; this is translated from the coding sequence ATGAAGGTGAAACTCTCTCTCGTTGTCTTGTTGCTGACGACAATGCCCGCGTGGACACTCGCAGACACAAAAGGAAAAATCGCCGGCACACTCACGGATGCTGTCACCAAGGAGCCAATCATTGGGGCCAACGTCATGATTCTCAATACGACTCTCGGCGCCTCATCGGACGAGACGGGCCATTACTCTGTCTTGAATGTTCCCCCGGGGAGATACGACCTCCGGATCTCCTGCATCGGTTTTCAGACGGTCGTCAAGAAACAGGTGATCGTGAACGTGGACAGAACGACCACGATCGATCTTGCGCTGACTCCGGCCACAGTGAATCTCGAGACCGTTGAGGTGATCGCGCAACGACCGGCCATCATCCGCGACCTGACCTCCACCGTCGAGAACATCGCGGAAAGCGACATCGCCAACCTTCCGGTGCAAACGGTCGGTGATATTCTGGAGCTGCAGGCAGGTGTCACAACCGATGCGTCGGGGAATATCCACATGCGCGGTGGTCGCGAGTCTGAAGTACAGTACTACGTTGACGGCATGCCGGTCTCGAATCCCTTCAATGGCGCTAATGCTTTCAGCAACATCCAGAACTCCAACATCCAGGAGTTGCAGGTTATCAGCGGAACATTCAATGCGGAGTACGGGCGTGCTCTCTCTGGAATTATCAATATCGTAACGAAGGATGGGGGCGACAAGACGGATGTCTCTCTCACCGCCAGCAGCGCCGGCTTTGTCACCTCAAGGACGGAGGTGTTCCCTCATCTCACCAAGGTCAATCCCTTCAATCAGAAATATGTGGAAGCAGCGCTCAGCGGTCCGGTCTCTCTTCTCGGTGAGAAGATCAGCTATCGTGTTTCTGCACGCTTTAGGAAAGATGAAAATTGGCTTTTCGGCCGCCGGATTTATATCCCGTCGGACACGGCCAATTTCAACCATGCTCCCAACTGGATCGTGCAGCACTCAGGCGACAGTTCCGATGTTCCCATGAACCCGTTCGAGGCGGTTTCGGGGATGGCGAAGATCTCGTACCGTCCGATGACCAACCTCAATGCAACCTACAGCCTGATCGTCGACCGATCGCAGAACAAGAGCTACTCTCACGCGTACAAGTACACCCCCGACTACATGAGAAATCTCTACTCCTTGAGTCTCAACCATCTGGCGGTACTGACTCATACGCTCAATGCTTCGACATTCCACGAACTCAAAATCTCGTACGAAACGTACAGCCGCGAGGAACACGCAAGCGACAATCCGTTCGATCCGATCTATGATGCGGGGATTCATCCGCTGGCACAGTCCTCACTGCAGGACGTCTTCGTCGTCGGCGGCGTTGATCCGCGGTTCCTGGATCGCAAGAGCTCCACGACTGCGATCAAATACGAGATTACGAGCCAGCTCAATCAGTACAACATGATCAAGGCTGGAGCAGAATACCGGTTGCTCGACATCAAGGAAGAATCGTTCTCGGTTGTAAAGAACGAGCAATCGAAATGGCAGCTCACGATACCGGACATAAGTTCTTCGACGCACAACTACTATCACAAGAAGCCGATCGAGGGCGCAGCGTACATTCAGGACAAGATCGAGATTTCGGATCTGATTGTGAACGCCGGCATTCGGTTCGACTATTTCGACGCCAGCAGCAAAGTCCCGGTGTCGATGATTGACCCGCATAACGACGACACGCTCAGCCACGCCAAGTATACCGAAGACCAGGCCTACAGAAACGCAACGGCGAAGATGCAGGTAAGTCCCAGGCTGGGACTCGCATTTCCTATTTCCGACAACGGGAGTATTCATGCCTCGTACGGTCATTTCTTCCAGATGCCTGAATACCAGCGTCTCTACGAAAATCCGGAGTTCGAGGTCAATGGCCGGTTTCAGTCGTTCATCGGCAATGCGGATCTCGATGCTCAGCGGACAGTAACGTACGAAATCGGATTGCAGCAACGCATTGCAGAGAACCTGGTGCTGGACGCAACGTGCTTCTACAAAGACATACGCAACCTGGCAGGTTCGTCGCTGTTTCAGACATTCGACCTTGACCAGTACGGGCAATACTCGAACCGGGACTACGGGAATGCATGGGGGATCACGCTCGCGCTCGACATTCTGAAAACAGGAATGTTCAGTGCCAATGTCGATTACACGTATCAGGTTGCCGAAGGAAACGGATCTGATCCGCGGCAGGCATTTCTGGACGCACAGAACAGGGATGAATCCACGAAATCCCTGGTTCCTCTCGATTGGGATCAGCGAAATGTGCTGAATGCGGTACTCTCAGTCGAGGGTGAAACATGGGGGGTCAAATCCATAAGCCACTACGCGACCGGCACGCCGTATAATCCGACGACCACGTTCGACCAGCAACCTAATATTCAGCTGATGCGCCAGGGACGTCGTCGCGGGGAGTTCAATACGGACCTCAACTTCTACCAGCGTTTCTCGCTGTTCGGCTTCAGGCCGACATTGTTTGTATCGGTGTATAATGTGTTCGATGCGCAGCGTATTGACTCAAGACCTGAACTTTCATCAGTGGATCTGGCGTCGCACGAAACGCGCGCAGTTCTTAATTCGCTCTATGAATATCGCTTCAATCCGGCCAGTCAACCGCGACCGCGTCTCATCAGGGTCGGAATCGAAATCGGCCTGTAG
- a CDS encoding T9SS type A sorting domain-containing protein — MAKLKYLFFIAILMCFVRPVSYGQTSHDLVIPDYQATGKFLNDDIMGDSLSTGARKDPARVYVLKRNGIYLVNTFISNPNWVLRIRAEYGTGSKPAIYAFKNDLTAAYPANILRPGADLYMKNVAMVNWPEFMPAEISLMPTVMIQAAGTGLAIEVDSCVLNGYKTGIQLPVATRKLRVTNTIFAQYGNLYNGNEGDGRPIDFRSVSTDTIFIQNCTFMDGTDRIVRHYSSTGALGNFVFDHNTCLNNFGYHGVMALGFVGSKVTITNNVFVDCLAAGNDSTDAVRLVEWVESKEKGPSGAARMCLVTCVPNDTTTWVVKNNFFSVTPPLQAWFDTHAAQGFGNIVPLTWYINKKIGADSLTAFKKETITFVKKTRDLVALGTWYNDPNGANRLKATTNFKADYDFARPQWKFYTDTLNLSYQTSAAAYTGGAAGFPAGDLNWFPTRKSAWLLTDVERTTASVPQSFELSQNYPNPFNPTTNLEYSISKSGNVVLEVFNTLGQSVARLVDEHLVPGTYKTTFDASRLSSGVYLYRLTANNFVQTRKMVLMK, encoded by the coding sequence ATGGCTAAGTTGAAGTACCTCTTCTTTATCGCCATCCTGATGTGTTTTGTCCGGCCAGTCTCGTACGGACAAACATCACACGATTTGGTCATCCCGGATTACCAGGCAACGGGGAAGTTTTTGAACGACGATATCATGGGTGACAGCTTGTCAACGGGCGCCAGAAAGGATCCGGCCCGGGTATATGTATTAAAGAGAAACGGCATATATCTGGTGAACACATTCATCTCGAATCCGAACTGGGTACTACGCATCAGAGCAGAGTATGGAACGGGATCAAAGCCTGCCATTTATGCCTTCAAGAACGACCTCACGGCAGCCTATCCCGCGAACATATTAAGACCGGGCGCAGATTTGTACATGAAGAATGTGGCTATGGTTAATTGGCCTGAATTCATGCCAGCGGAGATTTCTTTGATGCCGACGGTCATGATCCAGGCTGCAGGCACTGGGCTAGCGATAGAGGTTGATAGTTGCGTCCTCAACGGCTACAAGACCGGGATACAACTTCCTGTTGCCACGCGCAAGCTCAGGGTGACGAATACGATTTTTGCGCAGTACGGAAATCTCTACAATGGAAATGAGGGCGATGGCAGACCAATCGACTTCAGATCTGTTTCCACCGATACTATATTCATACAGAATTGCACGTTCATGGATGGCACCGATAGAATTGTCCGTCACTATTCAAGCACTGGAGCTCTCGGCAACTTCGTTTTCGATCACAATACTTGCCTTAACAATTTTGGTTATCATGGCGTCATGGCGCTGGGTTTCGTTGGGAGCAAAGTGACCATTACGAACAACGTCTTTGTCGATTGTCTCGCGGCCGGCAATGACAGCACCGATGCTGTGCGTCTGGTTGAATGGGTGGAATCGAAAGAGAAGGGTCCGTCGGGCGCTGCCAGAATGTGTTTGGTAACATGTGTCCCCAACGATACAACCACATGGGTTGTCAAAAACAACTTCTTTTCGGTTACTCCTCCGCTCCAAGCCTGGTTTGATACTCATGCAGCGCAGGGGTTTGGAAACATAGTACCGTTGACGTGGTACATCAACAAGAAAATAGGTGCGGATTCTCTCACCGCTTTCAAGAAAGAAACCATCACCTTTGTGAAAAAGACCCGCGATCTTGTTGCTCTTGGTACCTGGTACAACGATCCAAACGGTGCAAACAGGTTGAAGGCCACTACAAATTTCAAAGCGGATTACGATTTTGCCCGCCCCCAATGGAAATTCTATACCGATACGCTCAACCTCTCTTATCAAACGAGTGCAGCAGCGTACACGGGCGGGGCAGCGGGATTCCCGGCGGGAGATTTGAACTGGTTCCCGACAAGGAAATCGGCATGGCTCTTGACGGATGTTGAAAGAACGACGGCCAGTGTGCCGCAATCGTTCGAACTCTCTCAGAACTATCCGAATCCGTTCAATCCAACGACCAATCTGGAGTACTCCATCTCCAAGAGCGGCAACGTTGTTCTCGAAGTATTCAATACCCTCGGACAATCTGTGGCGCGGCTCGTTGACGAACATCTGGTACCCGGCACATATAAGACAACATTTGATGCCTCAAGGCTGAGTTCCGGAGTGTACCTGTATCGATTGACAGCAAATAATTTCGTCCAGACCCGAAAGATGGTCTTGATGAAATAA
- a CDS encoding heparinase II/III family protein — protein sequence MTTILRTIAQGIRGKLICVLILAISFSLKAQVSKEDMLKSLRIDKLQHPYLFFTKDEIPAIQKRIQTDQETRDIMAGVMMKAHRWLYFEIKDPPPEFPRHPRYAADSRGYFTYCSELTEGALTLAFVYQLTGDVAYAKKGIAFAIAMSDMVDWTDWVHKFDIIYPRVWPWNVPDDRVVFSYDHMAAERASHIAIVYDWLYPVLTKWERDKIRGALLEKAITKVRGNYEFFWWATSYRCNWSVICNNGLGMSALTLLKEDPQVIDVVAEAYNRIGLTFDHIGEDGGWQESRGYYQAMMRLGLPFMDALKRTSNGKYNLFQHKNVRSHPLDFLLYTLTANFGDGGGEPMGPSFMVNKLVDETGDGTGAWYRDKFLDQRTEMGQGTGVFDIIWPKSSVKPVEPKPQSKLFKSIDWAMMRSSFLDPSTVTIACKAGLNDDPHHGHLDCGQFILTWHGVPFIRDLGSGAYDEIYFNDDRWLYPQASSAGNNLIFVNGEQQLSAKTKDQPWKEGIGGKILDFQTSEKRDYVLMDPTHAYPGKELKKWRRNIVLEKPAVTVIVDEIGAAPGSKIQARFFPGVAGPPRNARSTPPPGVEYKALSDHVLLTSQRHTLVLIPLVLENNFTIVEDGLPSLPVREDGVLTWIPYFETVTTAKTSTSILVTLVLPVNDQKEAEEMVKTAKVVQSSPDEIEVIVSRGSVAYTWVFAKGKDGYALKN from the coding sequence ATGACCACGATACTGAGAACCATCGCGCAAGGCATAAGAGGCAAGCTTATCTGCGTCTTGATTCTTGCGATCTCTTTTTCCCTCAAGGCTCAGGTGAGCAAAGAAGACATGCTCAAGAGCCTGAGGATTGACAAACTGCAGCATCCGTATCTCTTTTTTACGAAGGATGAGATACCGGCGATCCAAAAAAGAATTCAAACCGACCAGGAAACCAGGGATATCATGGCCGGTGTGATGATGAAAGCGCACCGATGGCTGTATTTTGAGATTAAAGACCCGCCGCCAGAATTCCCCCGCCATCCGCGTTATGCGGCTGACAGTCGCGGATATTTTACATACTGCTCAGAACTCACTGAAGGAGCGCTCACGCTTGCGTTTGTCTATCAACTGACGGGAGATGTAGCCTACGCAAAAAAGGGAATTGCATTCGCAATAGCCATGAGCGATATGGTTGATTGGACCGATTGGGTTCACAAGTTCGACATCATCTATCCCCGTGTTTGGCCCTGGAATGTTCCCGATGACCGGGTGGTTTTTTCCTATGACCACATGGCAGCAGAGCGTGCCAGTCACATCGCGATTGTCTACGACTGGTTGTACCCGGTGTTGACAAAGTGGGAAAGGGACAAGATCCGGGGCGCCCTGCTTGAAAAGGCAATTACAAAAGTGCGAGGCAACTACGAGTTCTTCTGGTGGGCAACCTCGTACCGGTGCAACTGGTCGGTAATCTGCAATAACGGATTAGGTATGTCTGCGCTCACTCTGTTGAAGGAGGATCCCCAGGTTATCGATGTGGTCGCTGAAGCATACAATCGAATCGGTCTGACATTCGATCATATCGGTGAAGATGGCGGCTGGCAGGAAAGCCGGGGTTACTACCAGGCGATGATGCGTTTGGGCTTGCCGTTCATGGACGCTTTGAAAAGGACCTCGAACGGGAAGTACAACTTGTTTCAGCATAAGAATGTAAGAAGCCATCCCCTTGATTTTCTCCTCTACACGTTGACCGCGAACTTCGGAGATGGCGGAGGAGAGCCCATGGGCCCTTCATTCATGGTGAACAAGCTGGTTGATGAAACCGGTGATGGGACAGGTGCGTGGTATAGAGACAAGTTCCTGGATCAACGCACCGAGATGGGCCAGGGAACCGGCGTGTTTGACATTATCTGGCCCAAGAGCTCTGTCAAACCGGTCGAACCGAAACCGCAGTCGAAGCTCTTCAAGAGCATCGACTGGGCAATGATGCGCAGCAGTTTTCTGGATCCTTCGACGGTAACGATCGCCTGCAAGGCGGGCCTTAACGACGATCCGCATCACGGGCATCTCGACTGCGGGCAGTTTATTCTGACGTGGCATGGCGTTCCCTTCATACGGGACCTTGGGAGCGGAGCATATGACGAGATCTATTTCAACGACGATCGCTGGTTGTATCCTCAGGCATCAAGTGCAGGCAACAATTTGATTTTTGTCAACGGTGAGCAACAGTTGTCTGCCAAGACGAAGGATCAACCATGGAAGGAAGGAATTGGAGGGAAGATACTGGACTTCCAGACGAGCGAGAAACGGGATTACGTGTTGATGGATCCGACGCATGCGTACCCCGGCAAGGAATTGAAGAAATGGAGACGGAATATCGTACTTGAAAAACCGGCTGTGACAGTGATCGTGGATGAGATCGGCGCTGCTCCTGGTTCCAAAATACAAGCAAGGTTCTTCCCAGGGGTTGCGGGGCCACCACGGAACGCGAGATCCACGCCGCCACCGGGAGTCGAGTATAAGGCCTTGAGCGACCATGTTCTGCTTACCTCTCAGCGACATACTCTTGTGCTCATTCCCTTAGTGCTGGAGAACAACTTCACGATCGTCGAGGATGGACTTCCGTCACTTCCCGTGAGAGAAGATGGCGTGCTCACCTGGATCCCGTATTTTGAAACGGTCACGACGGCAAAAACAAGCACATCCATTCTAGTAACGTTGGTCTTGCCGGTCAACGATCAGAAGGAAGCGGAAGAGATGGTAAAGACAGCAAAGGTTGTCCAGTCGAGTCCCGATGAGATCGAGGTGATCGTCAGCAGGGGGTCGGTGGCGTACACATGGGTGTTTGCAAAAGGGAAAGATGGCTACGCCCTCAAGAATTGA